In one window of Paenarthrobacter nicotinovorans DNA:
- a CDS encoding ThiF family adenylyltransferase — MRATVTGRADPHTELPEIDNPAAARALDPDEFYKVLTSRNTGIVSEADQQSVVQARILIAGCGSIGGAAVEPLIRFGFQRLVLADPGMYELNNLNRQNATVGDLGRNKAAVAAERARAINPHADIQIIEEGVQEGTVDELLHDVALIIDGVDITTRGGLAAKGLLHERARAARLPLFTGWDMSGAQYVRVYDYRRGLRIFDGQVTREQMETLPMWNLLARLVPARRVPRDLIRLVHASGGQEGFAFPQLVHAADQFGALATGLAFRIVTGQPVAHHIAVNIHAVASPWRQRLVESVMQPVAAGRLLASLISHARPR; from the coding sequence ATGAGGGCCACTGTCACCGGACGAGCCGATCCTCATACCGAGTTGCCTGAAATCGATAACCCGGCCGCTGCGCGCGCACTTGACCCGGATGAGTTCTACAAGGTATTGACCTCCCGGAATACCGGCATCGTTAGCGAGGCCGACCAGCAGTCAGTGGTCCAAGCCCGGATTCTCATTGCTGGTTGCGGCTCCATTGGCGGGGCCGCCGTCGAACCCCTAATCCGGTTCGGCTTCCAAAGACTGGTCCTAGCCGACCCCGGCATGTATGAACTCAACAATCTCAACCGCCAGAACGCCACCGTCGGGGACCTCGGGCGCAACAAGGCGGCCGTCGCGGCCGAGCGCGCTCGGGCGATCAATCCACACGCTGACATACAAATCATCGAGGAAGGTGTGCAGGAGGGCACCGTTGACGAGTTGCTCCATGACGTCGCCCTGATTATCGACGGCGTCGACATCACCACACGTGGTGGGTTGGCCGCCAAAGGGTTGCTGCACGAGCGTGCCCGGGCGGCGCGACTCCCGCTCTTCACCGGATGGGACATGTCAGGGGCACAGTATGTGAGGGTCTACGATTACCGGCGTGGCCTCCGGATCTTCGACGGCCAGGTCACTCGTGAGCAGATGGAAACACTTCCGATGTGGAACCTGCTGGCCCGGCTGGTGCCCGCGCGCCGAGTGCCACGGGACCTGATCCGGCTTGTCCACGCCAGTGGCGGGCAGGAAGGCTTTGCATTCCCGCAGCTGGTGCATGCCGCCGATCAGTTCGGTGCCCTCGCCACAGGCCTTGCCTTCCGAATCGTGACCGGACAGCCGGTTGCCCACCACATCGCCGTCAACATCCACGCCGTAGCTTCGCCCTGGCGGCAACGTCTCGTCGAATCCGTGATGCAACCAGTGGCCGCCGGCCGACTGCTCGCCTCACTCATCTCTCACGCACGGCCCCGCTGA
- a CDS encoding FadR/GntR family transcriptional regulator — protein MSRNLTADLAADLRNRIVDGVIQPGEKLPSENTLISEFGVSRTVVRSALTRLQAEGLVETERGRGSFALTPPAEGPTQAPGTRPVSSMEERLQMLDFRIGVEAEAAALAARNHSERQLKAVHGALEQFTANVSHPAHAMKADFEFHRAVAAASGNPFYTDCIAALGQTMITMPRPRLVGGDDRETRERFDQVVHEHSSIYAAIADGDPVAAAAAMRLHLSNSRRRLAGSGRS, from the coding sequence ATGAGCCGAAACCTGACTGCGGATCTCGCCGCCGACCTCCGCAACCGCATTGTCGACGGCGTCATCCAACCGGGCGAGAAGCTCCCCAGCGAGAACACCCTCATCAGCGAATTCGGGGTGAGCCGAACCGTGGTCCGCTCCGCATTGACGCGGCTGCAGGCCGAAGGCCTTGTGGAAACCGAACGTGGGCGGGGCAGCTTTGCCCTGACTCCGCCCGCCGAAGGTCCGACCCAGGCACCGGGAACCCGGCCTGTGTCCAGCATGGAAGAACGGCTGCAGATGCTCGACTTCCGGATCGGCGTCGAAGCAGAGGCAGCTGCCCTTGCTGCCCGGAACCACAGCGAACGACAACTCAAGGCCGTCCACGGTGCCTTGGAACAATTCACTGCGAACGTTTCGCATCCGGCGCACGCCATGAAAGCTGATTTCGAGTTCCATCGTGCTGTGGCTGCGGCTTCAGGCAACCCCTTTTATACAGACTGCATCGCCGCCCTCGGCCAGACCATGATCACTATGCCCCGCCCACGCCTCGTCGGCGGGGATGACCGGGAAACCCGCGAACGCTTCGATCAAGTGGTCCACGAGCATTCCTCTATCTACGCAGCAATCGCGGACGGCGATCCCGTTGCTGCCGCGGCAGCCATGCGCCTTCACCTCAGCAACTCACGACGCCGGCTGGCAGGTTCCGGCCGCAGCTAG
- a CDS encoding acyl-CoA dehydrogenase family protein: MTAALETELNFDLLPASVIAFRDLAREFAQDIVAPKAIELDQQDADAFDWDVIAAGHDIGLTRALLPIEIGGLGVGVLGVAVAMEELAAACPGIALAFGATMLGQTPVLLSGDLKLQDQFLTQFTGEKAVLACNAVAEEDAGTDLVIPQHFADARMRTTLRREGDQYVLNGHKRFITNGAVASFATVYANLEDYPGATGLTCIVVPLDADGVRRGVVLDKMGYRACLGSEIWFDDVRLPAGNLIGGEAQGSAINIAQGNMARTTVAAVSTGIARHAFELARDWCGERLQGGKLLKDHQMTARRLADMKIDVEAARLMYLRSAVKVDSQLPAPEVEPAMAKLFADRVAIDTANTAVALMGSRGYMKEYGLEKVLRDAFGTRIFEGTPEALALGITDCLYRDDDDDF, translated from the coding sequence ATGACTGCAGCTCTTGAGACCGAGTTGAACTTCGACCTGCTTCCCGCCTCCGTGATCGCGTTCCGCGACCTCGCCCGCGAGTTTGCTCAGGACATTGTCGCCCCCAAAGCGATCGAGCTTGACCAACAAGACGCTGACGCTTTTGACTGGGACGTCATCGCGGCGGGCCATGACATCGGCCTGACCCGGGCATTGTTACCGATTGAAATCGGCGGCCTCGGCGTGGGCGTCCTCGGCGTAGCCGTGGCCATGGAAGAACTGGCGGCGGCCTGTCCGGGCATAGCCCTCGCCTTCGGCGCAACCATGCTCGGACAAACGCCGGTTCTGCTCTCCGGCGATTTAAAGCTCCAAGACCAGTTCCTCACGCAGTTCACGGGTGAGAAAGCGGTCCTCGCCTGCAACGCTGTTGCCGAGGAAGACGCAGGCACGGACTTGGTGATCCCACAGCACTTCGCCGACGCCCGCATGCGGACCACACTGAGACGCGAGGGCGACCAATATGTCCTGAACGGACACAAGCGCTTCATCACGAACGGTGCTGTCGCGTCCTTCGCCACGGTCTATGCCAACCTGGAGGACTACCCAGGAGCCACCGGACTGACCTGCATCGTCGTACCGTTGGATGCCGATGGGGTCCGGCGTGGAGTGGTCTTGGACAAAATGGGCTATCGGGCATGTCTGGGCAGCGAAATTTGGTTCGACGACGTGCGCCTGCCAGCAGGCAACCTCATCGGCGGAGAGGCCCAGGGTTCGGCGATCAATATCGCACAGGGCAACATGGCCCGCACCACGGTTGCGGCAGTTTCCACCGGCATCGCCCGGCACGCGTTCGAGCTGGCCCGAGACTGGTGCGGTGAGCGGCTCCAGGGAGGCAAGCTGCTCAAGGACCACCAGATGACCGCGCGCCGGTTGGCGGATATGAAGATCGACGTCGAGGCAGCCCGGCTGATGTACCTCAGGTCCGCTGTAAAGGTCGATTCGCAACTGCCCGCGCCGGAAGTGGAGCCGGCCATGGCTAAGCTGTTTGCTGACCGGGTGGCTATCGACACTGCCAATACCGCCGTCGCGCTCATGGGGTCACGCGGCTACATGAAAGAGTACGGCCTCGAAAAAGTGCTGCGAGATGCGTTCGGTACCCGCATCTTTGAGGGCACACCGGAGGCACTCGCCCTCGGGATCACGGACTGCCTCTACCGGGACGACGATGATGACTTCTGA
- a CDS encoding L-talarate/galactarate dehydratase: MSTVDLIRHVKLSTARLPLSVPISDAKVFTGRQKPMTEVVFLFAEITTEQGHRGLGFSYSKRAGGPAQYAHAKEVAEGIIGEDPNDIGKIYTKLLWAGASVGRSGVATQALAAIDIALYDLKAKRAGLPLAKLLGSYRDSVQTYNTSGGFLNATLAEVKERATQSIDDGIGGIKIKVGLPDSKEDLRRVAGVREHIGWDVPLMVDANQQWDRATALRMGRQLEEFNLIWIEEPLDAYDFEGHAHLAQLLDTPIATGEMLASVAEHKGLINANGCDIIQPDAPRVGGITQFLRLAALADERGLGLAPHFAMEIHLHLAAAYPREPWVEHFDWLDPLFEERLETKNGRMIVPDRPGLGVTLSEQARAWTTETVEFGA, from the coding sequence GTGAGTACCGTAGACCTCATCCGCCACGTCAAACTGTCCACGGCGCGACTGCCGCTCAGCGTTCCCATCAGCGACGCCAAGGTCTTCACCGGCAGGCAGAAGCCGATGACGGAAGTAGTGTTCCTCTTCGCCGAGATCACCACGGAGCAGGGACACCGCGGCCTCGGTTTCAGCTACTCCAAGCGCGCCGGCGGGCCGGCCCAGTACGCCCACGCCAAGGAGGTCGCGGAGGGCATCATTGGCGAGGACCCCAACGACATCGGCAAGATCTACACCAAGCTCCTCTGGGCCGGCGCCTCGGTGGGAAGGTCAGGCGTGGCGACGCAGGCTCTCGCCGCGATAGACATTGCCCTCTACGACCTCAAAGCCAAGCGCGCCGGACTCCCGCTGGCCAAGCTGCTGGGGTCCTACCGTGATTCCGTCCAGACCTACAACACCTCCGGCGGCTTCCTCAACGCCACCCTGGCAGAGGTCAAGGAACGCGCCACGCAGTCAATCGACGACGGCATCGGCGGCATCAAGATCAAGGTGGGCCTGCCCGACTCCAAAGAAGACCTCCGCCGCGTGGCGGGAGTCCGCGAACACATTGGCTGGGACGTTCCGCTCATGGTCGACGCGAACCAACAGTGGGACCGGGCAACGGCGCTGCGGATGGGCCGCCAACTGGAGGAATTCAACCTCATCTGGATCGAAGAACCACTCGATGCCTATGACTTCGAGGGCCACGCCCACCTCGCACAGCTCCTGGACACGCCTATCGCCACCGGTGAGATGCTTGCCTCTGTCGCCGAGCACAAGGGCCTCATCAACGCCAACGGCTGCGACATCATCCAGCCGGACGCGCCGCGCGTCGGAGGCATTACCCAGTTCCTGCGCCTGGCGGCACTGGCCGATGAAAGAGGTCTTGGCCTGGCACCGCACTTTGCCATGGAGATCCACCTCCACCTGGCCGCCGCCTACCCGCGCGAGCCGTGGGTGGAACACTTCGATTGGCTGGACCCGCTGTTCGAGGAGCGGCTGGAGACGAAGAACGGTCGCATGATCGTCCCGGACCGTCCCGGACTCGGCGTCACGTTGAGCGAACAGGCCCGTGCGTGGACCACCGAAACCGTGGAGTTCGGCGCGTAA
- a CDS encoding alpha/beta hydrolase: protein MSARAAVLVHGFSGTPASMAPLAAALRERGWHVETPVLAGHGTRWQDLRDTSWRDWYASVDHAVESAKQATTAGQVALVGLSVGGALSLRAGAVRSDISRIVLVNPSLGVQNPFLPLVPMLKGILRSIPNGQSQVKDPSVEYTSYPRLPLNAIQQLSQLWRDVGGYLPSVTAPLLVFRSLADGEQGRTSALKALEGVSSASTKEILLHRSGHVATLDYDSALIAAETATFLKS from the coding sequence ATGAGCGCCCGCGCGGCCGTACTAGTGCATGGCTTCTCCGGCACGCCTGCCAGCATGGCTCCACTCGCCGCCGCCCTGCGTGAGCGGGGGTGGCATGTCGAGACGCCCGTTCTGGCTGGCCATGGTACCCGCTGGCAGGATCTTCGCGACACGTCATGGCGTGACTGGTATGCGTCGGTTGATCACGCCGTCGAATCCGCAAAGCAGGCGACGACGGCCGGCCAGGTCGCCTTGGTCGGACTGTCCGTTGGAGGAGCGCTCTCGCTGCGCGCGGGCGCCGTGCGCAGCGACATCAGTCGGATTGTTCTTGTAAATCCGTCGCTCGGAGTACAGAACCCGTTCCTGCCGCTAGTGCCGATGCTGAAGGGGATTCTGCGCAGCATTCCCAACGGTCAAAGTCAGGTGAAGGACCCGTCCGTGGAATACACCAGCTACCCGAGGCTGCCGCTGAACGCCATCCAACAGCTATCACAGCTGTGGCGTGACGTCGGTGGATATCTACCTTCCGTCACTGCGCCCCTACTGGTTTTCCGGTCGCTCGCCGATGGCGAACAGGGGAGAACGTCCGCACTCAAGGCACTCGAAGGAGTGTCCTCAGCATCCACAAAGGAAATCCTGCTGCACCGTAGCGGCCATGTGGCCACCCTGGACTACGATTCGGCGCTGATCGCCGCCGAGACTGCTACTTTCCTGAAGAGCTGA
- a CDS encoding MFS transporter: MTTKSTTIPASGITSGRQVRPGLLLLVTGVCFLMVMMDNTILNVALRDIQNDLSATTSQLQWAVDSYILVYAALMFTAGVLADRYGRRRVLALGLLVFAVASAFSAWAVTPEQLILWRAVMGVGGAVVPPATLAIIKDGIPEKDQGKAMGVWAALGGISVALGPIIGGTLLEGFWWGSVFLINLPVAAVCLVLLFVALPESRSSVKPALDVPGLILSAAAISALVYGVIEAGATSDWLAPRTGGLILLGLVLSAVLVAVERRKTSPALDITLFRSPAFAGGTLSISLAFFALTGGTFLLVFFAQLVLGHSPLELGLILLPVAFGSIISAINSAAMVRIAGFKASITGGLLLLTTALGSFVVIDADSSLILLEAGLLVAGLGMGLVMGATTTLAMSAVEVAKAGVGGAVNNTLRQVGAALGVAVMGSVLSMTYQNRLGGSLDWLPADLRERAQDSLGSTSYVLNQVATSEPKQLPAIEAALANAQAAFVDSMHLTFWICIGILLIGALAAAIWIPTRIQGTAEEAPA; the protein is encoded by the coding sequence ATGACTACGAAATCCACCACAATTCCGGCCTCGGGCATCACGAGTGGACGACAAGTCCGGCCCGGCTTGTTGCTCCTGGTAACCGGTGTCTGCTTCCTGATGGTGATGATGGACAACACCATCCTCAATGTCGCTCTTCGCGACATCCAGAACGACCTCTCCGCGACGACGTCCCAACTGCAATGGGCAGTGGACTCCTACATCCTTGTCTACGCCGCTCTCATGTTCACCGCAGGCGTGCTAGCCGACCGTTACGGACGGCGGCGCGTGCTGGCCTTGGGCCTCCTAGTGTTCGCAGTTGCATCGGCATTTTCGGCCTGGGCGGTCACCCCCGAACAGCTGATCCTCTGGCGTGCGGTGATGGGAGTCGGCGGGGCCGTTGTACCTCCGGCCACACTGGCCATCATTAAGGACGGCATCCCGGAAAAGGACCAGGGCAAGGCGATGGGTGTCTGGGCCGCGCTCGGCGGTATCTCGGTCGCGTTAGGCCCGATCATCGGTGGTACCCTCCTCGAAGGCTTCTGGTGGGGGTCGGTATTCCTGATAAACCTTCCCGTGGCCGCCGTCTGCCTCGTTCTGCTGTTCGTTGCGTTGCCGGAATCCCGTAGCAGCGTCAAACCGGCCCTCGATGTCCCGGGCCTGATACTGTCCGCTGCCGCCATCTCTGCGCTTGTGTACGGCGTCATCGAGGCGGGCGCGACTTCTGACTGGCTAGCGCCCCGTACTGGTGGGCTAATCCTCCTGGGGCTGGTGCTTTCAGCGGTGCTGGTCGCTGTCGAACGGCGCAAAACGTCCCCAGCCTTGGACATAACGTTGTTCCGGAGCCCGGCATTCGCCGGCGGGACGCTCTCGATCTCGTTAGCCTTTTTCGCGCTCACAGGAGGGACTTTCCTGCTGGTCTTTTTCGCCCAGCTGGTACTCGGCCATTCCCCTCTGGAGCTTGGCCTGATCCTGCTGCCGGTCGCGTTCGGTTCCATCATCTCGGCGATCAACAGCGCGGCAATGGTGCGCATTGCCGGCTTCAAGGCATCCATCACCGGCGGCCTGCTGCTCCTGACTACAGCGCTGGGCAGCTTCGTCGTCATCGACGCGGACTCTTCGTTGATCCTCTTGGAGGCAGGATTGCTGGTCGCCGGACTTGGCATGGGCTTGGTCATGGGGGCCACCACCACACTGGCCATGTCAGCGGTCGAGGTCGCGAAAGCCGGCGTCGGAGGTGCGGTCAACAACACCCTGCGTCAGGTCGGAGCGGCCCTGGGCGTCGCCGTGATGGGTTCGGTCCTGTCCATGACCTATCAGAACCGGCTTGGCGGCTCGTTGGACTGGCTCCCCGCGGATCTGCGCGAGCGCGCCCAAGACTCTCTGGGGTCCACCTCATACGTCTTGAACCAAGTGGCAACATCCGAGCCCAAACAGCTCCCAGCTATCGAGGCTGCCCTCGCGAATGCCCAAGCTGCCTTTGTGGACTCCATGCACCTCACGTTCTGGATCTGCATCGGAATCCTCCTCATCGGCGCACTCGCTGCTGCAATCTGGATTCCCACCAGGATCCAGGGCACCGCCGAGGAAGCTCCAGCATGA
- a CDS encoding amidase encodes MSSLHELSARAQAALIKSGNLTSIALTEHYLARISRLDGRLGAYVRVTDELALRQAAAADHLIRSQGTDAVGPLHGVPVAIKDNIDVEDVPTGWGIAERTEGAVGDDHLVGLLRAAHQPILGKTHLPEFALSCHAENHIGGDTRNPWSEKHTPGGSSGGSAAAVSAGLAPLALGTDAGGSVRIPASCCGLVGVRPSNGTVSGNPGDPAVTGLSVPGVLARDAGDAAALLAVIAGQAPGDLSAARTWQGQVGQLRIGLSVRPMVPGLEPAPVCVRAAQDLASDLARMGHEVVPVELGEDNVVAQAFRDTWSVVAASYEVDDESSLGAFTRMMREQGRAVTGVQLHESLALFRGVALMLEEFVFGGVDFLVTPTLATPPPLRGAFTTSANEEESFAAMSRFMPYTPMYNIAGMPAVSVPVSKADGLPIGAMIGGRHGSEGRLLLEVDRILGDRGALGLAPGWA; translated from the coding sequence ATGTCATCCCTGCATGAGCTCAGCGCAAGGGCACAGGCGGCGCTCATCAAATCAGGCAACCTGACGTCCATCGCGCTGACCGAGCACTACCTCGCCCGGATAAGCCGCCTGGACGGGCGGCTGGGTGCCTACGTCCGTGTAACCGATGAGCTCGCGCTCCGACAGGCCGCGGCAGCCGACCACCTAATCCGGAGCCAGGGCACCGACGCCGTTGGCCCACTCCATGGAGTCCCTGTGGCAATAAAGGACAACATCGACGTCGAAGACGTCCCCACCGGCTGGGGCATCGCCGAGCGGACCGAGGGAGCCGTAGGCGATGACCATCTGGTCGGCTTGCTTCGTGCTGCCCACCAGCCGATACTTGGCAAGACCCACTTGCCGGAATTCGCGCTTTCCTGCCACGCAGAAAACCATATCGGCGGGGACACAAGGAACCCTTGGTCAGAGAAGCACACTCCCGGGGGTTCGAGTGGAGGCTCGGCCGCCGCCGTATCCGCCGGCCTTGCGCCGCTGGCGCTCGGAACCGACGCCGGCGGTTCGGTGCGGATTCCGGCCTCCTGCTGCGGGCTGGTCGGCGTTCGGCCCAGCAACGGGACAGTGAGCGGAAACCCTGGCGATCCTGCGGTCACAGGCCTATCAGTCCCGGGTGTACTGGCGCGTGACGCCGGGGACGCTGCGGCGCTACTGGCCGTGATCGCAGGGCAGGCACCAGGGGATCTCTCCGCAGCGAGGACCTGGCAAGGCCAGGTGGGCCAACTCCGGATCGGGCTCTCGGTACGGCCCATGGTACCCGGATTGGAGCCTGCACCCGTATGCGTCCGGGCTGCTCAGGATCTCGCCTCCGACCTCGCCCGGATGGGGCATGAAGTGGTGCCAGTGGAGCTGGGCGAGGACAACGTCGTCGCCCAGGCCTTCCGTGATACTTGGTCGGTCGTCGCTGCGTCCTACGAGGTTGACGACGAATCGTCCTTGGGAGCCTTCACGAGGATGATGCGCGAACAGGGTCGTGCAGTGACCGGCGTGCAACTCCACGAATCGCTGGCCTTGTTCCGGGGTGTGGCACTCATGCTCGAAGAGTTTGTCTTCGGGGGTGTCGACTTCCTGGTCACGCCGACGCTTGCCACCCCGCCCCCGCTCCGTGGGGCATTCACAACGTCCGCCAACGAGGAAGAGAGCTTCGCAGCCATGAGCCGCTTTATGCCCTATACCCCGATGTACAACATTGCAGGCATGCCGGCCGTGTCTGTTCCCGTCAGCAAAGCAGACGGCTTGCCGATCGGGGCGATGATCGGCGGGCGGCATGGCAGCGAAGGCCGGTTGCTCCTTGAAGTGGACCGTATCCTCGGCGATCGTGGCGCCTTGGGGCTTGCACCGGGATGGGCATGA
- a CDS encoding TauD/TfdA family dioxygenase: MGENPATHPTPRVEDGHGGSWAIQPLEGLAIALSNSERDHLAEVAREIAHRHSSRPSGYHLDDSALMVDCSIAMYREAPVRLVRTLLEFRHHGNAEGALLLRNVPIDAELPITPRTGNYDGSWRVVEIASIIQLMVMNVLGDVISYADEKQGRIIQDVVPVQGSEHRQENSGTCLLELHTEDGFHPARPRFISLLGLRADHERQAWTLASGIRSALAGLDGGSRTTLARPIFRIRIASSFVGDDNVFSAPMAVLQGSPSDPELCVDFHAMSSLYPEGERALANLRQALLSNLHGHVLEGGDMVVVDNDKAVHGRTNFSARADDADRWLRRCFAVPDLRRSIASRVPQSRVHVPIHSADHPFARSQVSEWLDPAAITKGTVAR; encoded by the coding sequence ATGGGGGAGAACCCTGCAACGCACCCCACGCCTCGCGTTGAGGACGGCCATGGAGGCTCTTGGGCCATCCAGCCGCTGGAGGGGCTTGCCATTGCTTTGAGCAACAGCGAGCGCGATCACCTGGCGGAAGTAGCACGGGAAATCGCCCACCGTCACTCGAGTCGGCCGTCTGGCTATCACCTCGACGACTCGGCACTCATGGTTGATTGCAGTATTGCCATGTACCGCGAGGCGCCAGTCAGGCTCGTCAGGACTCTTCTCGAATTCCGTCATCATGGCAACGCGGAGGGTGCGCTCCTGCTGCGCAACGTGCCCATTGACGCAGAACTGCCCATCACGCCACGCACCGGCAATTACGACGGGAGCTGGCGGGTCGTGGAGATCGCCAGCATCATCCAGCTGATGGTGATGAACGTGCTCGGCGACGTCATCTCATATGCCGACGAGAAGCAAGGCCGGATTATCCAGGACGTCGTTCCCGTCCAAGGCTCTGAGCACCGGCAGGAGAACTCCGGCACCTGCCTCCTTGAGTTACACACCGAGGACGGCTTCCATCCGGCCCGCCCCCGTTTCATCAGTTTGCTCGGACTGCGCGCCGACCATGAACGACAGGCATGGACGCTCGCAAGCGGTATCCGCAGCGCTCTGGCCGGGCTGGACGGCGGAAGCCGGACAACTCTTGCACGGCCAATCTTCCGCATTCGAATTGCCAGTTCATTCGTTGGCGATGACAACGTCTTTTCCGCCCCGATGGCGGTGCTCCAAGGATCGCCCTCAGATCCGGAGCTCTGCGTCGACTTCCACGCCATGTCCTCTCTGTATCCGGAGGGAGAGCGCGCGCTTGCCAACCTGAGGCAGGCACTCCTGTCCAACCTGCATGGCCACGTCCTTGAGGGAGGAGACATGGTGGTCGTTGACAATGACAAAGCCGTGCATGGGCGCACCAACTTCAGTGCCCGTGCTGACGACGCGGACAGATGGTTACGGCGTTGCTTTGCGGTGCCGGACCTGCGGCGCTCGATCGCCTCGCGGGTCCCGCAGTCGCGGGTACACGTGCCGATTCACTCTGCAGACCATCCTTTTGCCCGAAGTCAGGTGTCTGAGTGGCTCGATCCCGCAGCCATCACCAAAGGAACCGTTGCTAGATGA
- a CDS encoding MarR family winged helix-turn-helix transcriptional regulator, translated as MDEIYAKEAPTMPRRNMSASVRQQEINARLTTLINQSDAVLVARVTDVLVGFNLTPTQYAALLMLECNPGSSSAQLARLVNVTPQSMGVIMTKLEGRALVTREPAEIHSRALATTLTLKGHRVMEAADEAVRKVELELRDAFTESEVEQLRELLRRARQALAS; from the coding sequence ATGGATGAGATATACGCCAAGGAGGCCCCGACGATGCCGCGTCGCAACATGAGTGCTTCGGTGCGTCAGCAGGAGATAAACGCCCGACTGACCACCCTGATCAACCAGTCCGATGCCGTACTCGTCGCCCGGGTCACCGACGTGCTTGTCGGTTTCAACCTCACACCGACGCAGTATGCGGCTCTCCTCATGCTTGAATGCAATCCCGGATCCTCAAGTGCTCAGCTGGCCCGCCTGGTCAATGTGACGCCACAGTCGATGGGGGTGATCATGACCAAGCTCGAAGGACGTGCGCTGGTCACACGGGAGCCGGCCGAGATTCATTCGCGAGCGCTGGCCACCACATTGACCCTCAAAGGCCATCGGGTCATGGAAGCGGCCGACGAGGCGGTTCGAAAGGTTGAGCTGGAGTTGCGCGACGCTTTTACCGAATCCGAGGTTGAGCAGCTTCGCGAGTTGCTGCGGCGAGCTCGCCAAGCCCTCGCATCTTAG